Genomic segment of Polypterus senegalus isolate Bchr_013 unplaced genomic scaffold, ASM1683550v1 scaffold_3668, whole genome shotgun sequence:
attgtaaaatacatcccagacaacacaaaatacacatccaatgtaattcaaaatgaaataattgagactcttgccaaaatggtgataaaagatatcaggaccaaatattaaaagctgactctcctggattttgcattaaaagtgatggtaccagagatcgctgtaacattgagaatttgtctagtgattagatttgtccagaactccatccctgaagaacacctgattggcttaattcaaCTGAATCAgattgatgctgaatatatttgtaaacaatttctgtcacatctctctgagttaGGTTACaacccagacaatttagtgtgtcagtgttttgatgttaCTTCTGTCAAGTCTGGGGCaagggtggtgtccaggctttgttacaaaacaaagttggtaagtatagtccatatgtacactgctacaaccaccacctccatttaccagtgatacatgcaatggaatcagaacctctggctaagaagttctttgactggtcaaattcattgaacacattttgtcacagacattatgtttcacacacatacaatatgtaCACTGACAAGACTTCTATAAATGTGATgaaccagtcattatgatgtcacaaagtccattgtcaacaatgaggaagctataagggggcttctctcataggtagcagaggctgacactgccccttttgacatttgcatagaggcatgtggtcttttgacccaattaaaaaagcagaattttttcaatacaggaaaattcctccttcatgtgcttggtgtgctgaaaccagccaatgcaattctacaggcacatgaagtggatttgtgcactgctggggaggtggtgacagcttcactgactacactgaaggagatgagatgcaactcattctgggaggagcatttctctcagtgtgaaagtaggcctaccaattcgctcaaaaggaaacggaaagttaactcacagcttgatgatattATTGTCGTGTCTAcacttgggcatggtgactctgatgaacaaattgctcctaatcagacttttaaaagggctatgttcagcattcttgatagagctgttgtggaaatggagacaagattctctcagagaaatgttgaattattgagggccacatcgcttctcctgccaaaatcagaattatttcttgatcattctctcctgaaaccacttcaggcacttgcaggcacagagcaaaacagcatgagcttgcaaaatgaaattgcaagctgatgctaatctctctgaagcatgcaaatgcattcagcagtacaaagaggccttccctatgttgcattcgctatatgtcacagcactcgtcattggtgtgtcttcagctgcatgtaAAAGCTCTTTCTGTACTTTGAAGTGCATTCTCACTCCTCTCCGCCAACCAATACTGCATTCAaagaagagaaatttagtcattctggagaagaacatcacagaaaatctagacataaatgaatttatttcagaatttgccaagagtaactgcagaccggtcctgtagataatatccaggttaaacactggaaactgatatcctatagcctccctaatgactacaatgagccatgtttctgttcttgctctcatatgttgtatacatttgactttattgatatttaccttgtatatgtagttctatatttgttcacaaaaaataatacaagttccattgcctctgttaattttattgaaaaataggttatgatttatgccacaatttttgcttttatatgttatataaaactatgttattattatttgacccctacaaaaatggggatggatggatggatagatggatattttttgccccaccccagacaagccaaatgcccacccacacatgatgttgtGGTCACACCTCTGTCTCATATTGTTAAGTCTTCGACattcattattaattttgttCTGGAATCTTATTATAACTGGTCCTGTTGAATAGCTGTCATTATATTATTGATAGTTTTATGTGTTATGGTCAACCAGTAAGTTGTATAAACATTGATTCTGTTATCCCATtgattatctgtttatttttcctgTAATACTTTAAGAGTGTATTTTTGTGGCGTTCTCTTCCATTTTCTGGTAACTCTTGCTTAGTGTATACTGATGAGGTAAAGGAAATGCATTGTTTTCTGGAATGGGTAAGCTATAGTTGCTGCTTGTTGTGTCAATTTCTTTTAGAGTTTCTGACCAGTAATATAGCTTATGCAGATTGAGATTTCCATTTGCCAATCGCACAAAAGCTTGTTTGGATCACTTTTACACAGCAAATGGAACATCTTTAGAAAGGCCTTAATTCATAATTTAGGTTGATATTCTCCCACACATCATTGAAATTACAATAAAACCCTATTagtggagtgtgttttttttgtttgtttgttttttaattaaataaatagtccTTCACGGTAGCCTCGTATGGAAAGCGGGAGCCAATATACCCTCAGTTTAGTAAAAACATATGGAGAATTTACAGACTACACAGACAATGACTCGCAAGGGATCTAAACCCAACACTTTGAATCGATATGGCATCAGTGCATACCAGTTTCAGTTTGCATTGAATTCTTCACAAAGCATTTTCATCACATCTGTTTTTATCTAAAATGGCAGTCTGTGGCCAACTGTAGTAGTGCTACATATGTAGTGGGCTATTAAAAGAATTGCACCATGAGCCCGTAAATCAGTAATGTGTAAATACTGGTGCGGTAAATGAGGTAAGTTTTTGTAACACTGTGTTAAAGAGAAAAATGCTCTGTGTCTGAccacttaaagtaaaaaataaataaatgaatcacagttTAACTAAACAAACATTTGACTGtataaattaataacatttttttccaggCAGACCTTATGCATCTGGAATACCCAATTTcttaatacagttttaaaaagaaagatataTTACACTTTATTTTCCATTCCAACGTCATCCTCATCTTGACCTTAACTTGACAACTTCTTAAATAGTTAGAGCCTGGTAGTTCTTGTAGATGATTGTGAGGGTATTATATCTAAAGATaaattaagaaatgttttttaataacaacaaaatatgtGGAATTGGTAGTATGACATTTTCAGTTAATTCAGGGCAATTTCTTTTTTAGGCACTTTTTAACATAGGCCTTCAAGTGCAAGGTTATTCTAAAACAGAACTTGCCTTAGCAGATTGCATTTTTTTGCTTGCTATTCATATATCTGTGAACACAGTTTCAGATTTTTCATAGTTGACTTATTGAAAATTTGGAATGTATCATACAGCATTCTTCTCTTTTTGCAAAACTGTGTCAATATGTATTTAAAACATTCCACCCACTTCCTTCATGCACAACACTCTTTGTTGTTGTTGCCATTTAtaatactgtaatttttttttcttttgcagttggCTGGAAACAAATGCTCCCTATTACTACTCAGAAATGGTTAAAACATTTGGGCCTACTCTAGAAATGGCTTGGGAGAAGACGATTGTTACATCAGCATACATCACAGAAATGTGTGCAGGCCAGATTGCTTGGATCAAAGAAAATGCTCCTAAATTAATAGAATTGGTAAACGTGCACTCTACCTTTCCTTCAGTTACTTTATAGTTGAATTCATACAGTGTACACAACAAATAGCCCACATGTTATGAGTGTTTCTTCATACCCAAATTATCACTAAGCCCCATTGCTCTTAACTGAGTATATTGAAATGTAATCCAAATAGATATGtgaatatttgaattttttaaaaggtgtcatttctgtttttttcttggaTATAGTTAGTACTGTATAAGTAcaactttttctgttttatttcagctCAGTGCAAGCATTCCAGAATGTGTGGTGAACTTTATTGAATATTTGAAAGTATTACTTCTGTTCATACACCAAAACTACCTGCGGCCACTTATGACATATGCTGTAACTTTGATGGATGAAAGCTGGCAGACATTTGTTAAGTCCTGCAAGTAAGTGTGAAGTATTTAGGGTTCACCAAACGTAGGCTTACTTTAGGTCATATTTTATGGTATTACTTTCtcagattattttattataatacactttagatatttgtaattgtttaaaatggccttttttaTGCAAATAAGTACCTCTAACTTGAAACCATAAATCTTGATCTTATTGCATCGACTGTGCAGAGACATGTATGTGCAAATTTCATTTAAGTGAGAGGCTCTGGGTATTGCCTTCAGTGATTTTCACTTTGCTATGGGTGTGCCTTATTAACCAATCATGATTTGCCCTCAAACCAGCAGAAAATGTGTTTAGAGGGAAGGAAAGAAGCTGTGTGTCCTCATTTTATGATGTATTTTACAAGTATTATCTCTTTAAAATATcatcacaaaacatttttgtctGGAAATTTAGTATTACATGTTTAGGTTCATAGATCATTAAAAAGAattctgatacaaaaaaaaatgtacatggaaCACACTTGGATTAAGGTTCCCGTGTAATTGTTTACTCTTTGGAGGTCAACACATACAATTAAACTTAGCCAAGAGTCACCAGTGAGCTTGACATATACAGCATATCTGAGGATGTGATTAGGAAACCAGAGAATCTAGAAGAGATCTGCATAAGAACCCAGATATCCAACCCAGATAATGATTATTGCAAGATTTAGTCCCAGGTCTTGGCAGTTGCATTAAACTAATTATCCATATTAAGACAATTTAAATAGAAGAGAGAATTTTCTTGGGAACACTTTGTGAGCTATTGATAACTCAAATTATTTACTTCACCCCTTGACTCTACTGCTTGCTCAGTTATTAGCTGTGTGCCCATTTGTGTATAGTTGTTATATTTGTCAACAAAAAGTGCTTCGTAtgtttacagtaaatgtttttgttttgtttcctgctGCAGTGGAGAAGTTTCCTGGCTGTGTGTCCAGAATCATTTAATAAACTTTACTGATTCAAGCTGGAGTTACCTGCAGAACAGAAGCATTGCTGTGAAAAACTGGGCACTTGACTTGATCTCCAGACATTCAAGTGCTTAAGACACTGAAAAAGGACAATACCAACTCTGCTGCATTTTGTAAAGATTCAGAGAAATTTTCTTAAAAGGGGAGCGAGTGCTTTAATTCCTTTGAAATTCCACATAATATTTTATAATCTAAGACCACTTTTCTACTTTACAGTTcttacaggtgtttttttttctttttcattttcttgtttaaaagtattacaatatgaaaatgcaaaaatcagTGTTCTGTTTTAAGCAATTGCCAAAGCAGGTATCATGAGTGATTCATTATTGCCATCTGCTAAtggcagtaaagaaaaaaaaaaaaaactaaactaaaaaaatattgcacTACAACTATCCAGCTTTTCTGGCTGGGTGTTGAACTGATCATTCCTCACTAATGgcctcattttattattttgagacTACTGTATATGAAACTAAACACAGTCAAGTAGATTTAGAAGTCAGAGAGAAAAAAACTCACTTCTAAGAAGTCAAATCAATATAGTTATGGAATTTATATAACagaaatcatttaaaacaagtaggGGGGAAGCAGGATTATgtagtatataatgtaataaaagagCTATTTAAACTAACTGGGACAAGACTAAATAGAAAACTGTGAAGCTTGTTCTTAAAGCGTTTTAACTAAATTAATGTAGCACTGAAACTTGGAATGTAGAAGTTTTTTTGgtaaggcaagaaatgctgtTGACCCTGAGATAGCTATTTTCAGCAGTTTGCCTTGGCTGATATTGCTGATGGTCAGAACTCGTGTCTTGTGTTCCTGTATAGAGAAATGTAATTGAATTCAGTGATCTGAGGTCTATTGCTACACTGGCTTGTTTCGCTTGCTTTCTCTGAGACTCCGGTATTGTCTTGAAGATAGCTAACAAAATAACTTGTAAGTGGCAATAAGGACAAGAACATTAAGGACATTACATTTTGGAAGCTAGAAGCAAGCGTGTTGTGCATTTTCATGCAGGGTTGCTTGATGCCTTTATGCCCAGATTTCCCATATGTAGGCCACTGAAGGCAGGCAGTGTGTTGGTACCTCAATCTGTACTTGTCTTTGCTTATTTTCCAGCATGCGTCATACAATAGATTCAGGATTTGCACAGGAGTTATTTCAGCAATTTAAAATAACTCTGACTGAGTTCATCTGTAGTCCTAGGTTATTCTTCAATATGAAGAAATCCAAATGGTATATCAAAAACAATTGTGGAACTCGGATGTTGAAAAGTcaaaagtgtgtgtgtatctgaAAAAAAGTGTCTTGCTCAGGTTTGAACTCTTGTCCAGtgtatgtttgtcatttttaGGAGGTTCATTCTGGATTTGGGTTGAATGATCATTTAGTACAGTTGTTTTTAACACCTCaccacatattttttatttaatctcttactgtgtacatatactgtattttgaattaCTGGTTGTATTGCTGCTTCAGACCATCACCAGGTTGCCAAGGTAGATATAGATTGTAAATATTTAACTTACACTAAAAAATGTATGTTGAAACCATCCAGTGATTTTCAACATTTGTTGAATGAATTTTAAAGTTGACAGCATAACACAACCAACCCCTTCTCTATACATGgtgaaaatattcagaaaatctCAAACTCAGAATTGCCCCACATGATGCGATGAtctcattttctttgtctgtgtatGGCTGATATTTCAAAGATGTACATCTACTTTGTGTGAAGGTTTTAAAGAAATGTGTGTTGCCGCCTTGGATCCTGATTCTGTCcatatgtgtgtttgtttttattaaaataaataaatagacatatGAGTTATGTGATTGTGCATTCCACACAAATCTGAACATAGGCTGTAAACTAGAGAGCCTCCGTTAGCTTTGTTTTAACTTGGAATAAAATTTTTCCCTTGTGTGCTTGAATAGTGTAGTGGTCATTTCTGTCATTCAGCCTTATGAACGCAAGTCATTCACCGGAGATTTGAAGCTTTAGTTGTGCTACACATGGAAATGGCCCATTGACTTAAAGatgaatttcagttttaattaatatgCAGCCCATTGTTTGGGGGAGAACATGAGAGGTTAATACAGACTACACCTAAAATAGGTGGATTAACAGATACATGAGCATCAACACAGGACAAATCTCGTGTTTGAGTTTATGcataaagtgtaatgtgaataatgttattttacatttgaCTGGACTACTCGTAGGTAGTAGTAGTGGGAAGTAGTAGGTAGTAGTGGGTAGTTTTGATAATGGAAAGAACGCCTTATGGAAAAGATGTGGGAGTCATAACAGTCCATGACTAGACAGGTGCTCCAGAAAGTTAAATTCAGAGACTTAATAGGAAGCTGTTAGTGGTGTGACAACCTCTCATTTTAATTCTACTATCATCAtgtcatacagtcatatgaaaaagtgtgggaacccctcttaattctttggatttttgtttatcattggctgagctttcaaagtagcaacttccttttaatatactgtataacataccttatggaaacagtagtatttcagcagtgacattaagtttattggattaacagaaaatatgcatcataacaaaattagacaggtgcatacatttgggcaccccaacagagatattacatcaatacttagtttaacctccttttgcaaatataacagcctctagacgcctcctatagcctttgacgagtgtctggattctggatggaggcattttgaccattcttccatacaaaatctctccagttcagttaaatttgatggctgctgagcatggacagcctgcttcaaaccatcacatagattttcgatgatattcaagtcaggggactgagacggccattccagaacattgtacaggccgggccatttatatggatacaccttaataaaatgggaatggttggtgatattaacttcctgtttgtggcacattagtatatgtgagggggaaaacttttcaagatgggtggtgaccatggtggccattttaaagtcggccattttggatccaacttttgttttttcaataggaagagggtcatgtgacacatcagacttattgggaatttcacaagaaaaacaaaggtgtgcttggttttaacgtaactttattctttcatgagttatttacaagtttctctttgtttacagccattgacatgtcgctgaggttaacacgtgaggagcggatagaaattgtgttgatgtctggtgaacgcagtaaccgggtcattgcagcagatttcaatgcaagacaccctacgagaccacccatctcccatgctacagttggcaaactgcttgctaagtttcgtgaaactggttcagtgttggatttgccaaaatgtggacacaTAAAAACtttcactaatgaagaaacatcagtggctgtcctagctttattcagcaagagcccacagcgtagcactcgccgcatgtcactggagagtggcattagtcgaacattccttcggcggatattagatactcacaaatggcacccttacaaactccagctactgcagcatctcaacgaggatgacccagaacggcgcactgaatttgcagaatgggcaaaacaaaaattggaacaggatcctcagtttacgcagaagattttgttcagtgatgaggcaaacttttatgtgaatggtgaagttaacaaacaaaaccaccgctattggtctgacactaacccacattggatacatccctccaagactgttggaacaaaaaaattgatggtgtggtatatggggtacaaagatagtggggccattcttcatcaatggaaacctcaaggccactggatatgcgaaattgctacatgatgatgtgtttccctctttatgcactgaagctggcacgttccctgagtttttccagcaagatggtgcaccaccacattatgtgtgtcaggtctgagcattcctagatgaacagtttcctggaaagtggattggtcgtcgtgggccaattgaatggcccccaaggtctcccgatctgacccccttagacttttatctttggggtcatctgaaggcaattgtctatgctgtgaagatacgagatgtgcagcacctgaaactacggatactggaagcctgtgctagcatttctcctgcggtgttgctatcagtgagTGAAGattgggagaagagggttgcattgacaatccaacacaatgggcagcacattgaacacattttataagtggtcagaaacttgtaaataactcatgaaagaataaagttacattaaaaccaagcacaccattgtttttcttgtgaaattcccaatacgtttgatgtgtcacatgaccctcctcctattgaaaaaacaaaagttggacccaaaatggccaccatggtcatcacccatcttgaaaagttttccccctcacatatactaatgtgccacaaacattaagttaatatcaccaaccattcccattttattgagGTGTAtctatataaatggcccaccctgtacttctCCCCctgcatgaatacctttgtagatttcaaactgtgttttgggtcgttgtcttgttggaatatccaacccctgagtaagttcaactttgtgactgatgtttgaacattattctgaagaatttgttgatatcggGTTGAACTCATCCGAcctttgactttaacaagggccccagtccctgaacttgcCACACAGCATgttggaacctccaccaaatttgacagtaggcagcaggtgtttttcttgggatgctgtgttcttcttctgccatgcaaagagctttttgttatgaccagataacacaatgtttgtctcatcagtccaaagcactttgttccaaaattaatctagctcgtctaaatgagcatttgcatacaacaagcaactcagTTTGTTGCgcaagtgcagaaagggcttctttctcatcacccagccatacagatgttctttgtgcaaattgctgaattgtagaatgatgtacagaaacaccatctacagcaagatgttcttgcaggtctttggaggtgatctgtgggttgtctgtaaccattctcacatatgccgctcctgtatttttcttggccggCCAGATctgaggtttaacagcaactgtgcctgtggccttccattttctgattacattccttatagttgaaactgacagtttaaacctctgagatagctttttgtagccttcccctaaaccatgatactgaacaactTTGTTTGCAGGTCTTTTTAGAGTTGCTTtgatgatcccatgctgtcagtcttcagaggagagtcaaagggaagcacaacttgcaattgacccccttaaataccttttctcatgattggacacacctgtctatgaagttcaaggcttaatgagctaatccaaccaatttggtgttgcaagtaatcagtattgagcagttacatgcattcaaatcagcaaaattacaaggggacccacatttttgcacagcagtttttcacatttgatttaatttcatacaactaaatactgcttcactaaaaatctttatttggaaaacaccccagtactcagatgttcctaggaaatgaaagacgtaccacttttttttgttgaaagtaaatattatgcaggctgagagggttcccaaactttttcatatgactctgtcttttgcagtcaaattcaaaaattgaactctttgcaAACGGCGTTGGCCATCTCCATTGTGTCAGGTcagcttcttcttttggctgctcccattaggggtcgtgACAGTggataatttttttccatatctttttgtcatcTGCATGCTAATTTGGACAGATCTTTTGTCTTGTGGGGGCCAAGGTGGCCCTGTGTAGACCTTAACAAAATGTCCCAAATCCCATACTCTTATTACACTGTCGATCACTGCAATTCAGCActtctcccttttcttttttctctgaaaCACCAgacaattcttctttttcttcattcagctactcctgttaggggtcgccacagcggatcatcttcttccatatctttctgtcctctgtatcttgttctgttacacccatcacctgcatgtcttcactcGCCACATCCATCAACCttgtcttaggccttcctcttttcctcttccctggcagctctatccttagcatccttctcacaatatcctcagcatctctcctgtgcacatgtccaaaccaacacgatctcgtctgtctctctctgactttttctcccaaccgtccaacctgagccgaccctctaatgtactcatttcatcctcatcacacccaatgtaaatcttagcatctttgtCAGATCAGCTAATTGGAATGAAAAAGTAACTGTTTTCAGATCACAGGGACCCACTGCTATGAAGGTGCACAGATGAGCCTGCGCTATTTGAATAATAGAACTTCCATGTAGGCAGGGTGCTTGGCTAGTTGCAGTGACTTGGATTTTCTAACACACCCATGACATATCTGTCATAATTGtctttctacatactgtatttccataaaaacatttttatctgtAAATTAAACCATTAGGTTGGCTAACTATAACTGGAGTTATAAAGTTTAGGAGAACTTATAATGACAGAGAATAAAAAGCACAAGTCTAATCTTGCTCTTCTTCCAGACCAAATATACCGCCGGCTGTGCTGTTTCTGCCCTTCCTTTCATAACTGGATAGTATTGGGAGGTTGTGTAGGTTTGTCAAAAACCGTAAAACACAAAGCCAACTTTACATGTTTCTTCAGCATTTAAGCTTAAGcctttatttttatagaggaaAACCGTTGTACTTTTTGTATAGTCCCCTaataaatatgtaacattttctgtttctttttctaatCCAAGTTTGGTAGGACAATCCCTGTGCAGgtctttaaaatacaaaaaacttaaataaaatgtgatttatatagcaccttgtcaGTAGACTGGCTCAGATGACTTCACATTATGTAAGGTTCCTGAGTTAGATTCGGTATCTTCATGTGTGAGATTTTCCTTCGCCTTCTtggtctcttaataaaactggacTGGTTTG
This window contains:
- the LOC120522122 gene encoding transmembrane protein 214-B-like yields the protein MMSFSQQAYNKISVYSNKGYSWLETNAPYYYSEMVKTFGPTLEMAWEKTIVTSAYITEMCAGQIAWIKENAPKLIELLSASIPECVVNFIEYLKVLLLFIHQNYLRPLMTYAVTLMDESWQTFVKSCNGEVSWLCVQNHLINFTDSSWSYLQNRSIAVKNWALDLISRHSSA